The following are encoded together in the Candidatus Flexicrinis proximus genome:
- a CDS encoding helix-turn-helix domain-containing protein: MDTPNENNRVTIEECRKLALPLESRVLAGEGLLNRPVVWASVIYPQDDPVHKQVQAGEMVFVAPMESNTIRKTTDVELVRWASETKVSALVFHEAVSPSALAEAKAYGVPVILLPPNSRARIVEKSLISLLVDRKGQLERRGQQIYRQLTEITARNEGLPELIEAIARLTNKAVVLQDKRLQTLVTKPHPQLVGAWDSIEGFLREQKNLPVEMQDRHKVSDIDQPALLQAMSLPGLARLVAPVVTNDIGRGYLSIIGLETDLDEIDALVVEHGAAACGLEMAKAKAINDTEKRLRGTFLERLLNGDVSQQEAIKQGERFDHDMQQPHIAILLAWQGDKSPSLRRLETLVNSVVTSQRAPALVWLREPENQVLVFHATSGDHPIDSSLKLAKTLSDEIHRQFPQNRIAIGLGQLAREVGTWRNSFRDASQALELARRLQTDTPLFIGDLGVYQLILNLTDHDKLTDFCQTTLGQLLDYDQRQNADLIKTLEAFFNCHGNLSQTAEQLIVHRNTLLYRMNRINEIAGIDLDRPETRLALHLALTIRRLLSLS, from the coding sequence GTGGATACTCCCAACGAAAACAACCGCGTAACTATTGAAGAATGCCGTAAGCTGGCTTTGCCGCTCGAATCGCGCGTGCTGGCCGGCGAAGGGCTGCTCAACCGTCCGGTGGTTTGGGCATCGGTGATCTATCCACAGGACGACCCGGTGCACAAGCAGGTGCAGGCGGGCGAAATGGTGTTTGTGGCGCCGATGGAAAGCAATACCATCCGCAAGACGACCGATGTCGAGCTGGTGCGCTGGGCGTCGGAGACGAAAGTCTCGGCGCTGGTGTTCCACGAGGCGGTGTCGCCGTCGGCGCTGGCCGAGGCGAAGGCTTACGGGGTGCCGGTGATCCTGCTGCCGCCCAACAGCCGGGCACGGATCGTCGAGAAATCGCTGATCTCGCTGCTGGTGGACCGCAAGGGCCAGCTTGAACGCCGGGGCCAGCAGATTTACCGGCAGCTCACCGAAATCACGGCGCGCAACGAAGGGCTGCCTGAGCTGATCGAGGCGATCGCGCGGCTGACCAACAAGGCGGTCGTGCTGCAGGACAAGCGGCTGCAAACGCTGGTGACCAAACCGCACCCGCAGCTGGTGGGGGCCTGGGATTCGATCGAGGGGTTCCTGCGCGAGCAGAAGAACCTGCCGGTAGAGATGCAGGACCGGCATAAGGTCAGCGACATCGACCAGCCCGCCCTGCTGCAAGCGATGAGCCTGCCGGGGCTGGCGCGTCTGGTGGCGCCGGTGGTGACCAACGACATCGGTCGCGGCTACCTGTCGATTATCGGGCTTGAAACCGATCTGGACGAGATCGACGCGCTGGTGGTCGAACACGGCGCGGCGGCCTGCGGGCTGGAGATGGCGAAAGCCAAGGCGATCAACGACACGGAGAAGCGCCTGCGCGGCACGTTCCTTGAGCGGCTGCTGAATGGCGACGTGAGCCAGCAGGAAGCCATCAAGCAGGGCGAGCGCTTCGACCATGATATGCAGCAACCGCATATCGCAATCCTGCTGGCGTGGCAGGGCGACAAGTCGCCTTCGCTGCGGCGGCTGGAAACGCTGGTCAACAGCGTGGTCACGTCACAACGCGCGCCGGCGCTGGTCTGGCTGCGCGAGCCGGAGAATCAGGTGCTGGTGTTCCACGCGACCAGCGGCGATCATCCGATCGACAGCAGCCTGAAGCTGGCTAAGACGCTGAGCGACGAAATCCACCGGCAGTTCCCGCAAAACCGGATCGCCATCGGGCTGGGCCAACTGGCGCGCGAGGTCGGGACGTGGCGCAACAGCTTCCGCGACGCGTCGCAGGCGCTGGAACTGGCGCGGCGGCTGCAGACAGACACCCCGCTGTTCATCGGCGACCTGGGCGTCTACCAACTGATTTTGAACCTGACCGACCACGACAAGCTGACGGATTTCTGCCAGACGACGCTGGGTCAACTGCTGGATTACGACCAGCGCCAGAACGCCGACCTGATCAAGACGCTCGAAGCGTTCTTCAACTGTCACGGCAATTTGAGCCAGACGGCGGAGCAGCTGATCGTGCACCGCAATACCCTGCTCTACCGGATGAACCGCATCAACGAAATCGCCGGCATCGACCTTGACCGGCCGGAGACGCGCCTGGCGCTGCATCTGGCACTGACGATCCGGCGGCTGCTGAGCCTGAGCTAG
- a CDS encoding class I SAM-dependent methyltransferase produces MLHAKHLTLVELNTEFFDYLRNRFAAQLSKLRFYQTRDYELEGVESSSIDFGFSFGVFVHIDPKASRPIWPNSRVVKSGGHIVIQYADKTRRRTGAHRFLRHDPG; encoded by the coding sequence ATGCTCCACGCTAAGCACCTGACCCTGGTCGAACTCAACACCGAATTCTTCGACTATCTGCGCAATCGCTTCGCCGCCCAGCTCTCCAAGCTTCGTTTTTACCAGACCCGCGATTACGAGCTCGAAGGCGTCGAGAGCAGCTCCATCGACTTCGGCTTCTCCTTCGGCGTATTCGTCCACATCGACCCGAAGGCATCCAGGCCTATCTGGCCGAACTCGCGCGTCGTCAAATCCGGCGGCCATATCGTGATCCAGTACGCCGATAAGACCAGAAGGCGGACGGGAGCGCACCGGTTTCTCCGACATGACCCCGGCTAA
- the vsr gene encoding DNA mismatch endonuclease Vsr: MVDTVTPQRRSEIMSKIRSRNTTPELRVRRLLREMRVGYRLHVKGLPGSPDIVMKGRKQLIIVHGCFWHQHESCKIAHIPKSRKEFWEAKLSRNVTRDKKNEALLRELGWDIITIWECETAQLDNLRVKLREALRPFQKSRG; the protein is encoded by the coding sequence TTGGTAGACACCGTTACTCCGCAGCGGCGAAGCGAAATCATGAGCAAAATCCGTAGTAGGAACACTACTCCGGAACTCAGAGTCAGACGTTTATTACGGGAAATGAGGGTTGGTTACCGATTGCATGTCAAAGGTTTGCCCGGAAGCCCTGATATTGTTATGAAGGGACGCAAACAATTGATTATTGTTCATGGTTGTTTTTGGCATCAGCATGAAAGCTGCAAAATCGCTCACATACCAAAGTCTAGAAAAGAATTTTGGGAGGCAAAACTATCGCGGAATGTAACCCGAGATAAAAAGAACGAAGCTTTACTTAGGGAACTAGGATGGGACATCATAACTATCTGGGAATGCGAAACCGCCCAGTTAGACAATCTAAGAGTCAAGCTACGAGAGGCACTCCGGCCATTCCAAAAATCTAGGGGCTGA
- a CDS encoding TdeIII family type II restriction endonuclease, translated as MPADLPQGLITLQANWQAAREIRGSISSLVGFVDAVRKEIATSNYTPYMQPLTPTKGKGVELWLRKAGIEYAFEIKTVQVNANNGNSLNTQLMDWIVWRLAFDAQLDFRPKIVFPYSASQPYTVDAFWQAFGGRISPIRRNEDALVQEEFWDLVSESPILGTGW; from the coding sequence ATGCCTGCTGATTTGCCTCAAGGCTTGATAACTCTTCAAGCGAATTGGCAGGCTGCACGCGAAATCCGTGGTTCCATCAGTAGTCTGGTTGGTTTTGTTGATGCCGTACGTAAGGAAATTGCAACTTCAAACTACACTCCTTACATGCAGCCTTTAACCCCCACAAAGGGCAAAGGAGTGGAACTATGGTTGCGGAAGGCGGGAATCGAATACGCATTTGAGATCAAGACAGTGCAAGTGAATGCAAACAATGGCAACAGCCTGAATACCCAGCTTATGGATTGGATCGTATGGCGGCTGGCCTTTGACGCGCAATTGGATTTTCGACCAAAGATCGTATTCCCATATTCTGCCTCGCAACCATATACAGTTGATGCTTTCTGGCAAGCATTTGGGGGCAGGATTTCGCCTATACGCCGGAATGAAGACGCTCTCGTTCAGGAAGAATTCTGGGATTTGGTTTCGGAGAGCCCGATTCTTGGAACCGGATGGTAG
- a CDS encoding GNAT family N-acetyltransferase, which produces MTADIVYAVNPPVADAALNALFAASWPAHATMDFERLLRHALVYVCAFDGECLMGFVKVIGDGGIHGFLLDTTVHPDYRRRGVGIRLVQEATAASKARGVEWLHVDYEPHLDAFYRECGFTHTMAGLIDLT; this is translated from the coding sequence ATGACCGCTGATATTGTTTATGCGGTCAATCCGCCGGTGGCGGATGCCGCGCTCAATGCGTTGTTCGCGGCCAGCTGGCCGGCGCACGCGACAATGGATTTCGAACGCCTGCTGCGCCACGCGCTCGTTTATGTATGCGCCTTTGACGGAGAATGCCTGATGGGGTTCGTCAAAGTGATCGGCGACGGCGGGATCCACGGGTTTCTGCTCGACACGACCGTACACCCTGATTACCGGCGGCGCGGGGTCGGCATCCGGCTGGTACAGGAAGCGACCGCCGCCTCAAAGGCGCGCGGTGTCGAATGGCTGCACGTCGACTATGAGCCGCACCTCGACGCGTTCTATCGCGAATGCGGCTTCACGCACACCATGGCGGGTCTGATTGACCTGACGTAA
- a CDS encoding threonylcarbamoyl-AMP synthase — MISRAADVIRAGGLVAFPTETVYGLGADALNAEAVDRIYRAKRRPANDPLITHIANVRDMFKLADRIPAFAGPLAEAFWPGPLTMVMNRAMSVPNNVSSGLPTIAIRMPIHPVARALIEAAGTPIAAPSANTFTRPSATTAAHVLEDLFGRVDVVIDGGPTPLGLESTVIDLTQYPPVVLRPGGIVLEDLHRIVPEAILAPRFLTEGDEAASAPGQLLRHYAPRAKLMLYEGAPESVRAAIADTASRYIASGRHVGILTANEDAAYYTQLGARIIALGELGDSAAIGRVLFGALRAMDGQGVDVILAPLFNTSEGLGAAVRDRLLRAAEGKVYAVR; from the coding sequence GTGATCTCGCGGGCGGCAGATGTGATTCGTGCCGGCGGATTGGTCGCATTCCCGACTGAGACCGTTTATGGTTTGGGTGCGGACGCTCTCAACGCCGAGGCCGTCGACCGCATCTACCGCGCCAAGCGCCGCCCCGCCAACGATCCCCTCATCACCCATATCGCCAATGTCCGCGATATGTTCAAGCTCGCCGACCGGATTCCCGCCTTTGCCGGCCCCCTCGCCGAAGCCTTCTGGCCCGGCCCGCTGACCATGGTCATGAACCGCGCCATGTCGGTGCCAAACAATGTCTCTTCCGGCCTGCCCACCATCGCCATCCGCATGCCCATCCACCCCGTCGCCCGCGCCCTGATCGAGGCCGCCGGCACGCCCATCGCCGCCCCCAGCGCCAATACCTTCACCCGCCCCAGCGCCACCACCGCCGCCCACGTCCTCGAAGACCTGTTCGGGCGCGTCGATGTCGTCATCGACGGCGGGCCGACGCCGCTCGGCCTCGAATCCACCGTCATCGACCTGACCCAGTACCCGCCGGTCGTGCTGCGTCCTGGCGGTATCGTGCTCGAAGACCTGCACCGCATTGTGCCGGAAGCCATCCTCGCGCCGCGCTTCCTCACCGAAGGCGACGAGGCCGCCTCCGCTCCCGGCCAACTCCTGCGCCATTACGCCCCGCGCGCCAAACTCATGCTCTATGAAGGCGCGCCCGAGTCGGTGCGTGCCGCCATCGCGGATACCGCCTCGCGCTATATCGCCAGCGGCCGCCATGTCGGTATCCTGACCGCCAACGAAGACGCCGCCTATTACACGCAGCTCGGCGCGCGCATCATCGCGCTCGGTGAGCTGGGCGACAGTGCCGCCATTGGCCGTGTGCTGTTCGGCGCGCTGCGGGCCATGGACGGGCAGGGCGTCGATGTCATCCTCGCCCCGCTGTTCAATACCAGCGAAGGGTTAGGCGCCGCCGTCCGCGACCGCCTCCTGCGCGCTGCCGAGGGTAAGGTCTACGCCGTCCGCTAA
- the radA gene encoding DNA repair protein RadA, protein MAKAHSKYVCSKCGRQSAAFLGRCPQCGEFGTYQEVIEEVRKAAANALIRKPAGAMKAVPQRLREISGDLGERYFVPMPEFNRVLGGGLVPGSITLIGGEPGIGKSTLLLQISMLLANSVGPVLYVSGEESAQQIKMRAERLSITSEDLFLLAETLLENIFEHVTRLNPAILIIDSIQTTYTETLEGSPGLVGQVRECASRLQGLAKTTGVSVFLVGHVTKDGQIAGPRVLEHIVDTVLYLEGDPFQAFRLLRSVKNRFGATSEVGVFEMQGAGMVEVSNPSEAFLAERVVNAPGSCIAVTLEGTRPLLVELQALTSPTSFGNPRRTPNGVDINRLLLISAVLSKRYGLKLHEQDIFVNVVGGMKITEPASDLAMAVAMASSYYDVAVPADMVIMGEVGLSGEVRAVSQLGARLNEAAKIGFRRAIVPKMRKNVDGLPKGLELLSVRTLGDALKIAVPVK, encoded by the coding sequence ATGGCCAAGGCGCACAGCAAATACGTGTGTTCGAAGTGTGGGCGTCAGAGCGCGGCGTTTCTAGGTCGTTGCCCGCAGTGCGGCGAGTTCGGCACCTATCAGGAAGTGATCGAAGAGGTGCGGAAGGCGGCGGCGAATGCCCTGATCCGCAAACCGGCGGGCGCGATGAAAGCCGTGCCACAGCGGCTGCGCGAGATCAGCGGCGATCTGGGCGAGCGGTACTTCGTGCCGATGCCGGAGTTCAACCGCGTGCTGGGCGGCGGCCTGGTGCCGGGGAGCATCACGCTGATCGGCGGTGAACCCGGTATTGGGAAATCGACGCTGCTGCTCCAGATCAGTATGCTGCTGGCCAACAGCGTCGGGCCGGTGCTGTATGTCAGCGGCGAGGAGTCGGCGCAGCAGATCAAGATGCGGGCGGAACGGCTGAGTATTACGTCCGAAGACCTGTTTCTGCTGGCGGAGACGCTGCTGGAGAACATCTTCGAGCACGTGACGCGACTGAACCCCGCGATCCTGATCATCGACTCGATCCAGACGACTTACACCGAGACACTGGAAGGGTCGCCCGGGCTGGTGGGACAGGTACGCGAGTGCGCGAGCCGGCTGCAGGGGCTGGCGAAAACGACCGGCGTGAGCGTGTTTCTGGTCGGGCATGTGACGAAAGACGGGCAAATCGCCGGGCCGCGGGTGCTGGAGCACATCGTCGATACGGTGTTGTATCTGGAGGGAGACCCGTTCCAGGCATTCCGGCTGCTGCGCAGCGTCAAGAACCGCTTCGGGGCGACCAGCGAGGTGGGCGTGTTCGAGATGCAGGGCGCGGGGATGGTCGAGGTGTCGAACCCGTCAGAGGCGTTTTTGGCGGAGCGAGTGGTCAACGCGCCGGGGTCGTGCATTGCCGTGACGCTGGAAGGCACACGGCCGCTGCTGGTCGAACTGCAAGCCCTGACCAGTCCGACCAGCTTCGGGAACCCGCGGCGTACCCCCAACGGCGTCGACATCAACCGCCTGCTGCTGATCAGCGCGGTCTTGAGCAAGCGCTACGGGCTGAAGCTGCACGAGCAGGACATCTTCGTCAACGTGGTCGGCGGCATGAAGATCACCGAGCCGGCCTCCGATCTGGCGATGGCGGTGGCGATGGCGTCAAGTTACTACGATGTGGCGGTGCCGGCCGACATGGTGATTATGGGTGAAGTCGGATTGAGCGGCGAGGTGCGCGCGGTGAGCCAGCTCGGGGCGCGGCTGAACGAAGCGGCCAAGATCGGCTTCCGGCGCGCGATTGTGCCGAAGATGCGCAAAAACGTCGATGGCCTTCCCAAGGGGCTGGAACTGCTGAGCGTCCGAACCCTCGGCGACGCGCTCAAAATCGCGGTGCCGGTGAAGTAG
- a CDS encoding MFS transporter, giving the protein MAVVAQAQPVEAARGTFAALRNPDYRLYFAGLLISQSGTWMQNIAQGYLVYSLTGSEAWLGLVALAMGLPLLLVSPLAGVMVERARRRVLQFTQSAQMLLAITLTILAATGTVAVWHVVLLAFILGVISAFDAPARMTLIAEIVTREDLSSGITLGSILNSSTRVLGPTAAGLVLARFGVVWCFALNAVSFLAVIACLALMRVPYAIPAPKTQPKPLRQLREGFAYVRGDRAVMSILLLASVTGFFLLPILQMLPAVAEVTTGSHSDGYALLSAAEGLGALVAGLTTSYLAMRFSRGRLIAAATLMNAALMTVLGFQNGAVPAALLTMLTGFALIMLMVNMNTGLQLMLPNAFRSRAMSLYMLTLMGLSPFGALALGTLAELVGIAPALAVFGLIAGVLGGWIVLQRHPGQLDAARTAA; this is encoded by the coding sequence ATGGCAGTTGTGGCACAGGCGCAGCCGGTCGAGGCTGCACGCGGGACATTTGCGGCACTTCGCAACCCTGATTACCGGCTGTATTTCGCCGGACTCCTGATCTCCCAATCCGGCACATGGATGCAAAACATCGCGCAGGGATACCTGGTCTACAGCCTGACCGGGTCGGAAGCCTGGCTGGGGCTGGTCGCGCTGGCGATGGGCCTGCCGCTGCTGCTGGTCTCGCCGCTGGCCGGGGTGATGGTCGAGCGGGCGCGGCGGCGGGTGCTGCAGTTCACGCAGAGCGCGCAGATGCTGCTGGCGATCACGCTGACCATCCTGGCGGCGACCGGTACGGTAGCGGTCTGGCATGTGGTGCTGCTGGCGTTCATCCTGGGCGTGATCAGCGCGTTCGACGCGCCGGCCCGCATGACGCTGATCGCCGAAATCGTCACCCGCGAAGACCTATCGAGCGGGATCACGCTGGGGTCGATCCTGAACAGCAGCACGCGAGTGCTGGGGCCGACGGCGGCCGGGCTGGTACTGGCGCGCTTCGGCGTGGTCTGGTGTTTCGCGCTCAACGCGGTCAGCTTCCTGGCGGTGATCGCCTGCCTGGCGCTGATGCGCGTGCCGTACGCGATCCCGGCGCCGAAAACGCAGCCAAAGCCGCTGCGCCAACTGCGCGAGGGGTTCGCCTACGTGCGCGGTGACCGGGCGGTGATGTCGATCTTGCTGCTGGCATCGGTCACCGGGTTCTTCCTGCTGCCGATTCTGCAAATGCTGCCGGCGGTAGCGGAAGTAACGACCGGATCGCACAGCGACGGTTACGCGCTGCTGAGCGCGGCGGAAGGGCTGGGTGCGCTGGTGGCCGGCCTGACCACCTCGTATCTGGCGATGCGGTTTTCGCGCGGGCGGCTGATCGCGGCGGCGACGCTGATGAACGCGGCGCTGATGACGGTGCTTGGCTTCCAGAACGGCGCAGTCCCGGCGGCACTGCTCACCATGCTGACCGGCTTCGCCCTGATCATGCTGATGGTCAACATGAACACCGGCCTGCAGCTCATGCTGCCGAATGCCTTCCGCAGCCGCGCGATGAGCCTGTATATGCTGACCCTGATGGGCCTCAGCCCGTTCGGGGCGCTGGCACTGGGAACACTGGCCGAACTGGTCGGCATCGCGCCGGCATTGGCTGTATTTGGACTTATCGCCGGAGTGCTGGGCGGCTGGATCGTACTGCAGCGCCATCCGGGCCAACTGGATGCTGCGCGAACCGCGGCGTAG
- a CDS encoding sigma-70 family RNA polymerase sigma factor produces the protein MARAEQRGYVTYDDILELLEDEGEDQNIDNVLYELDELGIEYRPDNDLVGMSMMDETETDYDLEDSSQDPVLGDINAVSADDPVGLYFRQMAQEPLLSAEEEVDLAKRIEYGKMAFELLERRAYRMEPEKLVRYDKMVREGQAAREHLGRANTRLVVSIAKRYMSQGLPFPDLIQEGNVGLMRAVDKYDYKRGNRFSTYATWWIRQAITRALAQKTRTIRIPLHMTERIRQMYRTAQSLEQMLGRRPTAEEIAAEMDVPLDTVRGMMDASQHAVALERPVGDDGDTEFGDFIEDQETLSPVDAAIQHLLEETIEQVLGELTNRQSSILRLRFGLGGGEPHTLEEIANKFGLSRERIRQLEKEALRRLKSPRLSVALRDYLG, from the coding sequence ATGGCACGTGCAGAACAGCGCGGATACGTGACCTATGACGACATCCTAGAGCTGCTGGAGGATGAAGGGGAAGATCAAAATATTGATAATGTACTTTATGAATTAGACGAGCTGGGCATCGAGTACCGTCCCGACAACGACCTGGTGGGGATGTCGATGATGGACGAGACCGAAACCGATTATGATTTGGAAGACTCCTCGCAAGACCCGGTGTTAGGGGACATCAACGCAGTCAGCGCCGACGATCCGGTGGGGCTGTACTTCCGGCAGATGGCACAAGAACCGCTGTTAAGCGCAGAAGAAGAAGTCGACCTGGCCAAGCGCATCGAGTACGGCAAGATGGCGTTCGAGCTGCTGGAACGGCGCGCGTACCGGATGGAGCCTGAGAAGCTGGTGCGCTACGACAAGATGGTGCGCGAAGGCCAGGCGGCCCGCGAACATCTGGGGCGCGCCAATACCCGCCTCGTGGTGAGCATCGCCAAGCGTTATATGTCACAGGGACTGCCCTTCCCCGACCTGATTCAGGAAGGCAACGTCGGCCTGATGCGCGCCGTCGACAAGTACGATTACAAGCGCGGCAACCGTTTCAGCACCTACGCGACATGGTGGATCCGTCAGGCGATCACCCGCGCGCTGGCACAGAAGACCCGCACCATTCGTATTCCGCTGCACATGACCGAGCGCATCCGGCAGATGTACCGCACGGCGCAGTCGCTGGAACAGATGCTGGGCCGGCGGCCGACGGCGGAAGAAATCGCGGCCGAAATGGACGTGCCACTCGATACGGTGCGCGGAATGATGGACGCCAGCCAGCACGCGGTCGCGCTTGAGCGGCCGGTGGGCGACGATGGCGACACCGAATTTGGCGACTTCATCGAAGATCAGGAAACACTAAGCCCGGTCGACGCGGCGATCCAGCACCTGCTGGAAGAGACGATTGAACAGGTTCTCGGTGAACTGACCAACCGCCAGTCGAGCATTTTGCGCCTGCGCTTCGGCCTCGGCGGCGGCGAACCGCACACGCTGGAGGAAATCGCCAACAAGTTTGGGCTGAGCCGGGAACGTATCCGTCAGCTTGAGAAAGAGGCGCTGCGCCGCCTGAAGTCCCCGCGGCTGTCGGTGGCTCTGCGCGATTATCTAGGCTAA
- a CDS encoding O-antigen ligase family protein, translated as MSRNALPRIALLTIVPYMLLFGAAFNGIVLPVLQVMHLVGLGIGLGVWLAARTRGGWEWHPTALDGVIWLWAAAIVVAGLANPEMLRRGQPALWFLTALMMGWTVLHDALSNRAITRGNLIDMVLLAGVFWIGFGLLELFDPTLTRDGLFGFPRIGGITGNPNLLSAVLIPLIGMAYGRAWSLRGMGRAILGAYCGVALLTMVLTYSRGGWIGAAAVTGMMVLMAIIERGWATPAGFRAAWGTARVWQRATVVVLVVGTVAGGLVVGGILIDSLDDRGRTAELRTYLWEAAWDAFTEKPLTGSGLFSTPRLILDRSSVPPRSAQPHAHNFPLQVLAELGILGGVAMLASVVVALRAGVRAWRSASTLRERHLISAGWAASVGFGIHNLFDLAAWTPYVSLLGLLALMLMTAPPVPVAYPARRGRIMAWAAALVALVLMLTGIYSYTHYARYDAILKQGREQGQRLEAAAELESADRR; from the coding sequence ATGTCGCGCAACGCCCTACCCCGCATCGCGCTGTTGACGATCGTGCCGTACATGCTGTTATTCGGCGCGGCGTTCAACGGAATTGTCCTGCCGGTGCTGCAAGTGATGCATCTGGTGGGGTTAGGGATCGGGCTGGGGGTATGGCTGGCGGCGCGCACCCGGGGCGGCTGGGAGTGGCACCCGACGGCGCTGGACGGGGTGATCTGGCTGTGGGCGGCGGCGATCGTGGTGGCCGGGCTGGCGAATCCGGAGATGCTGCGGCGCGGACAGCCGGCACTGTGGTTCCTGACGGCGCTGATGATGGGCTGGACGGTACTGCACGACGCGCTGTCGAACCGGGCGATCACACGCGGGAACCTGATCGACATGGTGCTGCTGGCGGGGGTGTTCTGGATCGGGTTCGGGCTGTTGGAGCTGTTCGATCCGACCCTGACGCGCGACGGATTGTTCGGATTTCCGCGGATCGGTGGGATTACAGGCAATCCGAACCTGCTGTCGGCGGTGCTGATCCCGCTGATTGGTATGGCCTACGGGCGGGCGTGGTCGCTGCGCGGGATGGGACGGGCGATCCTGGGGGCATACTGCGGCGTCGCGCTGCTGACGATGGTCCTGACCTATTCGCGCGGGGGATGGATTGGCGCGGCGGCGGTGACGGGCATGATGGTGCTGATGGCGATCATCGAGCGCGGGTGGGCGACGCCGGCGGGATTTCGCGCGGCGTGGGGCACGGCGCGGGTATGGCAAAGAGCGACCGTGGTGGTGCTGGTGGTGGGAACGGTGGCCGGCGGGCTGGTGGTTGGCGGGATACTGATCGACAGTCTTGACGACCGGGGACGCACGGCGGAACTGCGCACGTATTTATGGGAAGCGGCGTGGGACGCCTTCACGGAAAAGCCGCTGACCGGCAGCGGGTTGTTCTCGACGCCGAGGCTGATCCTCGACCGCTCATCGGTGCCGCCGCGCAGCGCGCAGCCGCACGCGCACAATTTTCCGCTGCAGGTCTTGGCGGAGCTGGGTATTTTAGGCGGAGTGGCGATGCTGGCGAGCGTGGTGGTCGCGCTGCGGGCGGGTGTACGCGCGTGGCGAAGCGCGTCTACGCTGCGCGAGAGGCATCTGATTTCGGCGGGATGGGCGGCATCCGTAGGATTCGGGATTCACAACCTGTTCGATCTGGCGGCATGGACGCCTTATGTGAGCCTGCTGGGACTGCTGGCGCTGATGCTGATGACCGCACCGCCGGTACCGGTCGCTTATCCGGCGCGGCGCGGGCGAATCATGGCGTGGGCGGCGGCATTGGTGGCACTGGTGCTGATGCTGACGGGGATTTACAGCTATACGCACTACGCGCGGTACGATGCGATTTTGAAGCAGGGGCGCGAACAGGGGCAGCGGTTGGAGGCGGCAGCCGAACTGGAAAGCGCTGATCGCCGCTGA
- a CDS encoding class I SAM-dependent methyltransferase — protein MEILRGKHASMMDAPALAQRLAGYQSIHLDLGTGDGRYAAHIARTHPAAFAIGLDACRENLAQGSRRAPPNTLFVIANASALPVELDGMAASISINFPWGSLVEALLEGQPSLLRGLTRVAASRAALDVRLNGEHSPKLAGRWTLARAVCATSWPPADSPCRRRLPSPPLT, from the coding sequence ATGGAGATTTTGCGAGGCAAACACGCCTCGATGATGGATGCGCCGGCGCTCGCACAGCGCCTGGCCGGATATCAGTCGATTCACCTTGATCTTGGCACCGGGGACGGACGCTATGCCGCGCATATCGCCCGGACGCATCCTGCTGCCTTCGCCATCGGCCTCGACGCCTGCCGCGAGAACCTCGCACAGGGTTCGCGCCGCGCGCCGCCTAATACGCTGTTCGTCATCGCCAATGCTTCGGCGCTGCCTGTCGAGTTGGACGGGATGGCCGCCAGCATCAGCATCAATTTCCCGTGGGGCAGCCTGGTCGAAGCCCTGCTTGAGGGTCAGCCTTCGCTGCTGCGCGGACTGACACGGGTTGCCGCATCCCGCGCCGCGCTGGACGTTCGCCTGAATGGGGAGCACTCGCCGAAGCTGGCTGGACGCTGGACGCTGGCGCGCGCCGTGTGCGCGACGTCCTGGCCGCCAGCGGATTCGCCGTGCAGGCGCCGTCTGCCCTCGCCGCCGCTGACCTGA
- a CDS encoding DUF86 domain-containing protein produces MEKIKAYLSGMSEAEFSRSGKTISATAFELLALGEASKTVSERTRRSIRDIPWSDLRLVRNMVAHEHNVLNPRTLWRTLVNDLPQIEDALRDALR; encoded by the coding sequence GTGGAGAAGATCAAGGCGTATCTGAGCGGGATGAGCGAGGCCGAGTTCAGCCGCAGCGGCAAGACGATATCGGCGACGGCGTTTGAGCTGCTGGCACTGGGCGAGGCGTCGAAAACGGTCAGCGAACGGACACGGCGGTCGATCCGCGACATCCCGTGGTCGGATCTGCGGCTGGTCCGCAACATGGTCGCGCACGAGCACAACGTCCTGAATCCGCGCACGCTGTGGCGCACGCTGGTCAACGATCTGCCGCAGATCGAGGATGCGCTGCGGGACGCGCTGCGCTAA